A genome region from Streptomyces xanthophaeus includes the following:
- a CDS encoding FecCD family ABC transporter permease, whose amino-acid sequence MGTLAVERPVPRGVTEARRRRVVGSVALVLVLVAAVVVSLAVGARALTPAEVWRGLSAAPDPDQRLTEIRLIVRTVRVPRTVLAVVAGVALGVGGALIQGYTRNPIADTGLLGVNSGASFAVVLVIALFGFADPFQYVWFAFLGAAVAGVVVFGLASIGRGAGNPLTLALAGQGVTVFLAAMTTAVALSDKASLNALRFWNAGSVAGVGFDVIRPVIAFVAAGLVLALITLPALNLLNLGDDVARGLGVNIVLSRTLGIAAVTLLAGAATAACGPIAFLGLMVAHVARYLTGPDYRWLVPYAGLLGAIVLLVCDIAGRLLVRPGELDAGVVVALLGAPFFAALVWRGKFKSA is encoded by the coding sequence ATGGGCACCCTTGCAGTGGAACGCCCCGTGCCCAGGGGTGTGACGGAAGCCCGGCGGCGGCGGGTCGTGGGCTCGGTCGCCCTGGTGCTGGTCCTCGTGGCCGCCGTGGTGGTGTCCTTGGCCGTCGGCGCGCGTGCGCTGACCCCCGCCGAGGTGTGGCGCGGGTTATCGGCGGCACCGGACCCCGACCAGCGGCTCACCGAGATACGGCTCATCGTGCGGACCGTACGGGTGCCGCGCACGGTGCTCGCGGTCGTGGCGGGCGTGGCCCTGGGGGTCGGCGGCGCGCTGATCCAGGGGTACACGCGCAACCCGATCGCGGACACCGGTCTGCTGGGCGTGAACTCCGGAGCCTCCTTCGCCGTGGTGCTGGTGATCGCCCTGTTCGGGTTCGCCGACCCGTTCCAGTACGTCTGGTTCGCGTTCCTGGGCGCAGCGGTCGCCGGCGTCGTCGTCTTCGGACTGGCGAGCATCGGCCGGGGGGCCGGTAATCCGCTGACCCTCGCGCTGGCCGGACAAGGGGTCACGGTGTTCCTCGCCGCGATGACCACGGCGGTCGCGCTGTCCGACAAGGCCTCGCTCAACGCCCTGCGGTTCTGGAACGCGGGCTCCGTGGCCGGTGTCGGGTTCGACGTCATCCGGCCGGTGATCGCGTTCGTCGCCGCCGGGCTGGTGCTCGCGCTGATCACGCTGCCCGCCCTCAACCTGCTCAACCTCGGTGACGACGTCGCGCGTGGGCTGGGGGTGAACATCGTGCTGAGCCGGACCCTCGGCATCGCCGCCGTCACCCTGCTCGCGGGAGCCGCCACGGCGGCGTGCGGTCCCATCGCCTTCCTCGGCCTGATGGTGGCCCACGTGGCCCGGTACCTGACCGGGCCCGACTACCGCTGGCTGGTGCCGTACGCGGGCCTGCTCGGCGCCATCGTCCTGCTGGTCTGCGACATTGCGGGGCGCCTGCTGGTGCGGCCGGGGGAGCTGGACGCGGGGGTCGTGGTGGCCCTCCTCGGAGCCCCGTTCTTCGCGGCCCTGGTGTGGCGCGGAAAGTTCAAGAGCGCATGA
- a CDS encoding 4'-phosphopantetheinyl transferase family protein — protein MTAAAVDAGFRPIAPGRVHRWGGARLIVARAGELRQVPPLSPAERRLVRGMRAWRQAEWTAGRLLAKRLLGEVVSAPAEGVEILPRDDGSPRVVVGGTPAHALYVSISHTAGHVAAALAPVPVGVDLCERDSADAVRRVADHFLSPEELSLVGRERPDAMTGAWALKEAAVKADRSSVFGAAPRGIPILGIRPPLLGGRRRAMVWRADDAALALVLAHPGG, from the coding sequence GTGACCGCCGCCGCCGTGGACGCCGGCTTCCGGCCGATCGCGCCGGGCCGGGTCCACCGATGGGGCGGAGCCCGCCTGATCGTGGCCCGGGCCGGCGAGCTCCGGCAGGTGCCGCCGCTCTCACCGGCCGAGCGGCGCCTGGTCCGCGGGATGCGGGCCTGGCGGCAGGCCGAGTGGACGGCCGGCCGGCTGCTCGCCAAGCGGCTGCTGGGCGAGGTGGTCTCCGCCCCGGCGGAGGGCGTGGAGATCCTCCCGCGGGACGACGGCAGCCCCCGTGTCGTCGTCGGCGGCACCCCGGCACACGCCCTGTACGTCTCCATCAGCCACACCGCCGGGCACGTCGCCGCGGCGCTCGCGCCGGTACCGGTCGGGGTGGACCTGTGCGAGAGGGACTCGGCCGACGCCGTACGCCGGGTCGCGGACCATTTCCTGTCGCCCGAGGAGCTCTCCCTCGTCGGCAGGGAGCGGCCCGACGCCATGACCGGGGCCTGGGCGCTGAAGGAGGCCGCGGTCAAGGCCGACCGGAGCTCGGTCTTCGGCGCCGCTCCGCGCGGCATCCCGATCCTCGGCATCCGGCCGCCCCTCCTCGGCGGACGGCGCCGCGCGATGGTCTGGCGGGCGGACGACGCGGCGCTCGCCCTCGTCCTCGCGCACCCGGGTGGCTGA
- a CDS encoding MMPL family transporter, translated as MTRHPRLVLVGALVFLVLSVLFGMDATGRLKTQGYDDPRSESSRAAHLAAERLGASPNLVLVAESGSGSVDDPPARGAGGELTGKLAAQPHVSAVTSYWTGGAAELRSRDGHAAMLVAHVDGEGEELAARAERLRAELATPAGAGKALTVHVGGSALVDAELQDISESDLKRAESVVLPGTLILLVLVFGSVVAAALPLLIGVLAIAGTLLVLSVLGSVTDVSVFALNLTTALGLGLGIDYGLLVVSRFREELAAGFLPSTAAVRTVRTAGHTIAFSAATVSAALATLLVFPPYFLRSFAYAGIAVVAIAAVSAVTVLPALLALLGKRVNAWAVPWRRKVRSGSRSGFWEGLARIVVRRPVIAALPVIGLLVLLAAPFAHADFATPDDRALPPGASSRQAGDLVRDRFDMKGSSALTVVTTGDASPSERVEYARRLSAFPQVAQVVGPDGGFRYGARAAVSGSAAATARPAADGPVQLNVVPLVDPQSHAAQQLVRDIRAVPAPAGTEVLVGGPSAVLVDAKATVGDRIPLALALISVTTFALLLGFTRSLLLPLKAIALNALSLAAVLGAMVWVFQSGHLHQLLGFTPGPLSTTMPVLLFCIVFGLSVDYEVFVLARIKEAHEAGQDNARSIVTGMARTGGIVTTAGALLAFTLLSFGTSQVSLLQFFGIGAGLGVLLDATLVRGVLVPALMRLAGGLNWWAPRPIRPKEPLPASRPPPAPVRRCPAARPAPRSPARAPH; from the coding sequence GTGACCCGTCACCCCCGACTCGTCCTCGTCGGCGCGCTCGTCTTCCTCGTCCTGTCCGTCCTTTTCGGCATGGATGCGACCGGACGGCTGAAGACGCAGGGATACGACGATCCCCGGTCCGAGTCCAGCCGCGCCGCGCACCTGGCCGCCGAGCGCCTGGGCGCCTCCCCGAACCTGGTCCTCGTGGCGGAGAGCGGCAGCGGTTCCGTGGACGACCCGCCCGCCCGCGGCGCGGGCGGGGAGCTGACCGGAAAGCTCGCCGCGCAGCCCCACGTGAGCGCCGTGACCTCGTACTGGACCGGCGGCGCGGCGGAGCTGCGCAGCCGCGACGGCCACGCGGCGATGCTCGTCGCGCACGTGGACGGCGAAGGGGAAGAGCTCGCGGCGCGGGCCGAGCGGCTGCGCGCGGAGCTGGCCACCCCGGCCGGGGCCGGGAAAGCCCTGACGGTGCACGTCGGAGGGAGCGCCCTCGTCGACGCCGAGCTCCAGGACATCTCGGAGTCCGACCTGAAGCGGGCCGAGTCCGTCGTCCTGCCGGGCACCCTGATCCTGCTGGTCCTGGTGTTCGGCAGTGTGGTCGCCGCGGCCCTGCCCCTGCTGATCGGGGTCCTCGCCATCGCCGGGACGCTGCTGGTCCTGAGCGTTCTCGGCAGTGTCACCGACGTGTCCGTGTTCGCGCTGAACCTCACCACGGCGCTCGGCCTGGGGCTGGGCATCGACTACGGACTGCTGGTCGTCTCGCGGTTCCGGGAGGAGCTCGCCGCCGGATTCCTCCCGAGTACCGCCGCCGTACGGACCGTGCGCACCGCCGGCCACACGATCGCCTTCAGTGCCGCGACGGTCTCCGCCGCGCTGGCCACCCTGCTGGTGTTCCCGCCGTACTTCCTGCGCTCCTTCGCCTACGCGGGCATCGCCGTGGTGGCGATCGCGGCGGTGAGCGCCGTGACCGTACTGCCCGCCCTGCTCGCGCTGCTCGGGAAGCGGGTGAACGCCTGGGCCGTGCCGTGGCGCCGCAAGGTCCGCTCCGGCTCCCGGTCCGGATTCTGGGAGGGGCTGGCGCGGATCGTCGTACGCCGCCCGGTGATCGCGGCGCTGCCGGTGATCGGCTTGCTGGTGCTGCTCGCCGCGCCCTTCGCGCACGCCGATTTCGCCACCCCCGACGACCGGGCGCTGCCGCCCGGTGCATCCAGCCGGCAGGCCGGCGACCTGGTGCGCGACCGGTTCGACATGAAGGGCTCCAGCGCGCTGACGGTCGTCACCACGGGCGACGCCTCCCCGTCGGAGCGGGTGGAGTACGCCCGCCGCCTGTCCGCGTTCCCGCAGGTCGCCCAGGTCGTGGGACCCGACGGCGGCTTCCGGTACGGGGCGCGGGCAGCGGTCTCCGGCTCGGCCGCAGCCACCGCCCGGCCCGCTGCCGACGGCCCGGTCCAGCTCAATGTGGTGCCGCTGGTCGACCCCCAGTCGCACGCCGCCCAGCAGCTCGTCCGCGACATCCGCGCCGTCCCCGCCCCCGCGGGCACCGAGGTCCTGGTCGGCGGACCGAGCGCGGTCCTGGTCGACGCCAAGGCCACCGTGGGCGACCGGATCCCGCTGGCGCTCGCGCTGATCTCCGTCACCACCTTCGCGCTGCTGCTGGGCTTCACGCGCAGTCTGCTGCTGCCGCTGAAGGCCATCGCGCTGAACGCGCTGAGTCTCGCGGCCGTCCTCGGCGCCATGGTCTGGGTCTTCCAGTCGGGTCATCTGCACCAGCTGCTCGGCTTCACGCCGGGGCCCCTCAGCACGACCATGCCGGTCCTGCTGTTCTGCATCGTCTTCGGACTCTCGGTGGACTACGAGGTGTTCGTCCTCGCGCGCATCAAGGAGGCCCATGAAGCCGGGCAGGACAACGCCCGCTCGATCGTCACGGGCATGGCCCGCACGGGCGGCATCGTCACCACCGCCGGCGCGCTGCTCGCCTTCACCCTCCTGAGCTTCGGTACCTCGCAGGTGTCCCTGCTGCAGTTCTTCGGGATCGGCGCGGGCCTCGGCGTCCTCCTCGACGCCACGCTCGTACGGGGGGTCCTCGTACCGGCGCTCATGCGGCTGGCCGGAGGCCTGAACTGGTGGGCGCCGCGTCCCATCCGGCCCAAGGAGCCGCTCCCGGCCTCCCGTCCGCCCCCGGCTCCCGTCCGCAGGTGTCCCGCGGCCCGGCCCGCCCCGCGGTCCCCGGCCCGGGCGCCCCACTGA
- a CDS encoding type I polyketide synthase, with the protein MTDIAITGLGCRFPGAPDISAYWKLLLSGERQFSAVPKERWNHETFHEPGNPSAPHAAYTDQVAFLDDVDRFDAFHYGVPPARARAMDPQHRLLLDVTREALDDAGLGRGDFDRENTGVFCGMSVSDYKDLMSAPIRAIALAEDAGQAAADAGGVLDAVKDHAGSLGTVQAFSLPGSLLNMAPGTVSRHFDLGGPSFTVDAACSGSLVALDQAMAQLRQGSCRIAVVGGVYLNLTPDSLIGFSTLRALSATGVCRPFDEGADGFVLGEGAGAVVVRPLADALAAGDRVYAVIKGVGSANDGASPGPLAPAPEGQLRAMRRAYDDAGVAPSSVGFLEAHGTGTATGDRAEVEALRRLRTEYPDDDPSLCYVGACKALIGHSLSAAGIAGLIKTALVVHHRTIVPQPKTAPHPGLGIGAAGLRLADTSRPFPESGTPVRAAVSSFGFGGTNVHVVLEERPAPASAPAPAPAPAAGRLPERVGNTGETGDALDSGDARDGGPQLVLLSAGSAELLDRHIGDVLDALDTADPAPLAAVAHTLGSRRPLTARLAIVADDTEAFVRRLRHAREQLVEGERGDLGDDAFAADAPLPAERRRLAFLFPGQGSQRPGMMRDLYERFPGFRAAVDGLGAAAREATGFDIGDLLYGGAATTGDDAEERGHRLASTEVCQPLLGTVQIAATRLLAGFGIAPDLVLGHSVGEFAAAAAAGALTDEDAVRLLVHRGATLREAESGLRGGMLAVQTDKETCRRLVTGIDDVWLACFNQPRQVVVSGTPQGLDAMRQACAEAGVVTVALDVSNAFHSPRLAAADEKMRADLADRPVSSPVLPFVSSVNAAVCGDPGLLRELWGRHASAPVRFADAVRTAYDQGARVFLQVTGGNSLLTSVRRNLTDHGDVHVVPVSGAAPDGGRGFVRALARLAVLGAPVDPRALVPQEDRRLLDLPVAKLATQSYWVPRRRVGTTGSSAPSRRPRSRPVSPEEITMNDSPLHPMDELLRLVQQQTALLARLAETLPGPNPATEAALLARLAETLPERNRAAEAAAPATAETTPVPPDAPAAPAEPAAPAEPAEPSDEEPSPTGDITTVAESVLAHVARVSAFPVAHLRDDQLLIDDLGFDSLMLTDLFTSLKRQWPQWTRDDTATDRPTVGGIAAMIASGCGDAAAAPVPEQRSGAAEAAAPPPADPPAPLASGPPTATDPAAASPPPEQHTRIECFPEVTAHSERIATLSGLGLANPYFLVHEGALTDTTVVDGRELLSFSSYNYLGMATHPQVNEAAHEAIERCGTSVSASRLLSGSRPLHLELESEIADLLGCEAAITLANGHATNVTVIGHLVGPGDLIVNDSLAHDSILQGCRLSGATRRPFPHNDAAALDALLTQVRDQYRRVLVVVEGVYSMDGDIADLPALVDVKRRHGALLMIDEAHSIGTIGRTGRGIGEYYGIDRSAVDLWSGTLSKALASCGGYVAGSRPVVEYLRYTVPGFVYSAGMTPADTAASLTALRMLRAEPQRVARLSENAALFVHLAREAGIDTGDSHDTPVVPCIVGDSLKTLQLAEALFQQGISVNPILHPAVPEEQARLRFFITYDHTPGQIRQAVAALARELLLLDPAPVS; encoded by the coding sequence ATGACTGACATCGCCATCACCGGACTCGGCTGCCGCTTCCCCGGCGCTCCCGACATCAGCGCCTACTGGAAGCTCCTGCTGAGCGGGGAACGGCAGTTCTCCGCCGTGCCGAAGGAGCGCTGGAACCATGAGACCTTCCACGAACCCGGCAATCCGTCGGCCCCCCATGCCGCGTACACCGACCAGGTCGCCTTCCTGGACGACGTGGACCGCTTCGACGCCTTCCACTACGGCGTGCCGCCCGCGCGCGCCCGGGCCATGGACCCGCAGCACCGGCTGCTGCTGGACGTCACCCGCGAGGCCCTCGACGACGCGGGGCTGGGCCGGGGCGACTTCGACCGGGAGAACACCGGGGTCTTCTGCGGCATGTCGGTGTCCGACTACAAGGACCTCATGTCGGCGCCCATCCGGGCCATCGCCCTGGCCGAGGACGCGGGTCAGGCCGCGGCGGACGCCGGCGGCGTCCTCGACGCCGTCAAGGACCACGCGGGATCGCTCGGCACCGTGCAGGCCTTCAGCCTGCCGGGGAGCCTGCTCAACATGGCCCCCGGCACCGTCAGCCGGCACTTCGACCTCGGCGGGCCCAGCTTCACCGTCGACGCCGCCTGCTCCGGCTCGCTCGTCGCCCTGGACCAGGCCATGGCCCAACTGCGCCAGGGCAGCTGCCGGATCGCCGTCGTGGGTGGCGTGTACCTCAACCTCACCCCCGACAGCCTGATCGGCTTCTCGACGCTCCGGGCGCTGTCCGCCACCGGGGTGTGCCGCCCCTTCGACGAGGGAGCCGACGGTTTCGTCCTCGGTGAGGGCGCCGGCGCCGTCGTCGTACGGCCGCTCGCCGACGCGCTCGCCGCGGGCGACCGGGTCTACGCGGTGATCAAGGGCGTCGGCTCGGCCAACGACGGCGCGTCCCCCGGGCCACTGGCGCCCGCCCCCGAAGGCCAGCTGCGCGCCATGCGCCGGGCCTACGACGACGCGGGGGTCGCCCCGTCCTCGGTCGGCTTCCTGGAGGCCCACGGGACCGGTACCGCCACGGGCGACCGCGCCGAGGTCGAGGCGCTGCGCCGGCTGCGTACCGAGTACCCCGACGACGACCCCTCGCTGTGCTACGTCGGCGCGTGCAAGGCCCTCATCGGGCACTCGCTGTCCGCCGCGGGCATCGCCGGACTGATCAAGACGGCCCTGGTCGTCCACCACCGGACGATCGTTCCGCAGCCGAAGACCGCCCCGCACCCGGGGCTCGGCATCGGCGCCGCGGGCCTGCGTCTCGCCGACACCTCACGGCCCTTTCCGGAGTCCGGCACGCCGGTCCGGGCCGCCGTCAGCTCGTTCGGCTTCGGCGGGACGAACGTCCACGTGGTGCTGGAGGAGCGGCCCGCCCCCGCCTCTGCCCCCGCCCCTGCCCCCGCCCCTGCTGCCGGCCGGCTCCCGGAACGCGTCGGGAACACCGGGGAGACCGGGGACGCCCTGGACAGCGGGGACGCCCGGGACGGCGGCCCTCAGCTCGTCCTGCTCTCGGCCGGCAGTGCCGAGCTCCTGGACCGGCACATCGGCGACGTTCTCGACGCACTCGACACGGCGGACCCCGCCCCGCTGGCAGCCGTGGCCCACACCCTGGGCTCCCGCCGGCCGCTGACGGCCCGGCTCGCGATCGTGGCCGACGACACGGAGGCCTTCGTACGGCGGCTGCGCCACGCCCGCGAGCAGCTCGTCGAGGGCGAGCGGGGCGACCTCGGGGACGACGCCTTCGCCGCCGACGCCCCGCTGCCGGCCGAGCGGCGCCGCCTCGCCTTCCTCTTCCCCGGTCAGGGCAGCCAGCGGCCCGGCATGATGCGGGACCTCTACGAGCGGTTCCCCGGCTTCCGGGCGGCCGTCGACGGCCTGGGCGCCGCCGCCCGCGAGGCCACCGGCTTCGACATCGGTGACCTGCTGTACGGCGGGGCGGCGACCACCGGGGACGACGCGGAGGAGCGCGGGCACAGACTCGCCTCCACCGAGGTGTGCCAGCCGCTGCTCGGAACCGTACAGATCGCCGCCACCCGGCTCCTCGCCGGCTTCGGCATCGCGCCCGATCTGGTCCTCGGCCACAGCGTCGGTGAGTTCGCCGCGGCCGCGGCGGCCGGCGCGCTCACCGACGAGGACGCCGTACGGCTGCTGGTGCACCGGGGCGCGACCCTCCGGGAGGCCGAGAGCGGCCTGCGCGGCGGGATGCTCGCCGTACAGACCGACAAGGAGACCTGCCGCCGCCTGGTGACCGGCATCGACGACGTGTGGCTCGCCTGCTTCAACCAGCCGCGGCAGGTCGTGGTCAGCGGTACGCCGCAAGGGCTCGACGCCATGCGGCAGGCCTGCGCCGAGGCGGGGGTCGTGACGGTGGCGCTCGACGTGTCGAACGCCTTCCACTCGCCGCGGCTCGCCGCCGCCGACGAGAAGATGCGCGCGGACCTCGCCGACCGCCCGGTCAGCAGCCCCGTCCTGCCGTTCGTCTCGTCCGTGAACGCGGCCGTCTGCGGCGATCCCGGGCTGCTGCGCGAGCTGTGGGGCCGGCACGCGTCCGCGCCGGTCCGGTTCGCCGATGCCGTGCGCACCGCCTACGACCAGGGGGCCCGTGTCTTCCTCCAGGTGACCGGCGGCAACTCGCTCCTGACCTCGGTCCGCCGCAACCTCACCGACCACGGCGACGTCCATGTCGTCCCGGTCTCCGGGGCGGCGCCGGACGGTGGCCGGGGCTTCGTCCGGGCCCTCGCCCGGCTCGCGGTCCTGGGCGCCCCGGTCGACCCGCGCGCCCTGGTTCCCCAGGAGGACCGCAGGCTGCTCGACCTGCCGGTGGCGAAGCTCGCCACGCAGTCCTACTGGGTGCCCCGCCGGCGTGTGGGGACGACGGGCAGCTCCGCCCCCTCCCGCCGGCCCCGGTCCCGGCCCGTATCCCCCGAGGAGATCACGATGAACGACTCGCCGCTCCACCCGATGGACGAACTGCTCCGGCTGGTCCAGCAGCAGACGGCGCTGCTCGCCCGCCTCGCCGAAACCCTCCCCGGCCCGAACCCGGCCACGGAGGCGGCGCTGCTGGCCCGTCTCGCCGAGACCCTCCCCGAGCGGAACCGGGCCGCGGAGGCCGCCGCCCCGGCGACGGCCGAAACCACCCCGGTGCCCCCGGACGCCCCCGCTGCGCCCGCCGAGCCGGCTGCGCCCGCCGAGCCGGCCGAGCCGTCCGACGAGGAGCCGTCGCCGACCGGGGACATCACCACGGTTGCGGAGTCCGTGCTCGCGCACGTGGCCCGGGTCAGCGCGTTCCCCGTCGCCCATCTGCGCGATGACCAGCTGCTGATCGACGACCTCGGGTTCGACTCGCTGATGCTGACCGACCTGTTCACCTCCCTCAAGCGGCAGTGGCCGCAGTGGACCCGCGACGACACGGCCACCGACCGGCCGACCGTCGGAGGGATCGCCGCGATGATCGCGAGCGGCTGCGGCGACGCCGCAGCGGCCCCCGTGCCCGAGCAGCGCTCCGGAGCTGCGGAAGCCGCGGCACCGCCGCCCGCCGACCCGCCCGCCCCCCTGGCCTCCGGCCCGCCGACGGCCACGGACCCGGCCGCCGCCTCCCCGCCGCCCGAGCAGCACACGCGGATCGAGTGCTTCCCGGAGGTCACCGCCCACTCCGAGCGCATCGCCACACTCTCCGGGCTGGGGCTGGCCAATCCGTACTTCCTCGTCCACGAGGGCGCGCTGACGGACACGACCGTCGTCGACGGCCGGGAACTCCTCTCCTTCTCCAGTTACAACTACCTGGGCATGGCGACCCACCCGCAGGTGAACGAGGCGGCCCACGAGGCGATAGAGCGCTGCGGCACCTCGGTCTCCGCCAGCCGGCTGCTCTCCGGCAGCCGACCGCTCCACCTGGAACTCGAGAGCGAGATCGCCGACCTGCTCGGGTGCGAAGCGGCGATCACCCTGGCCAACGGCCATGCCACCAACGTCACCGTGATCGGCCACCTCGTCGGACCGGGGGACCTCATCGTCAACGACTCCCTCGCGCACGACAGCATCCTGCAGGGGTGCAGGCTCTCCGGCGCGACCCGGCGGCCCTTCCCCCACAACGACGCCGCCGCGCTCGACGCCCTGCTGACGCAGGTCCGTGACCAGTACCGGCGGGTGCTCGTCGTCGTCGAAGGCGTCTACAGCATGGACGGGGACATCGCCGACCTGCCCGCCCTCGTCGACGTCAAGCGCCGGCACGGCGCACTGCTGATGATCGACGAGGCGCACAGCATCGGGACGATCGGCCGGACGGGCCGTGGCATCGGCGAGTACTACGGCATCGACCGCTCGGCCGTCGACCTGTGGTCGGGCACGCTGTCGAAGGCGCTGGCGAGCTGCGGCGGCTACGTCGCGGGGAGCCGGCCGGTCGTGGAGTACCTGCGCTACACCGTGCCGGGCTTCGTCTACAGCGCCGGGATGACCCCGGCCGACACGGCGGCCTCGCTGACCGCCCTGCGCATGCTGCGTGCCGAGCCGCAGCGGGTGGCGCGGCTCTCGGAGAACGCGGCGCTCTTCGTCCACCTCGCGCGCGAGGCGGGCATCGACACCGGGGACAGCCACGACACGCCGGTCGTGCCGTGCATCGTCGGGGACTCGCTGAAGACCCTGCAGCTCGCGGAGGCCCTGTTCCAGCAGGGCATCAGCGTCAACCCCATCCTCCATCCGGCCGTACCGGAGGAGCAGGCCCGGCTGCGGTTCTTCATCACGTACGACCACACGCCCGGCCAGATCCGCCAAGCGGTGGCCGCGCTGGCGCGCGAGCTGCTGCTCCTCGACCCGGCGCCGGTCTCGTGA
- a CDS encoding FecCD family ABC transporter permease, giving the protein MTGTGVKTSASVTPGVRLGPVSFVWRPWVVCVTLLLAGAAFLVFCVSLGVGDFPIGLSRVMATVVGGGEQVDKFVIMDLRMPRALAGLVVGVALGVSGAITQSIARNPLASPDILGITGGAGAVAVFLVTVSGGTAAAVVDSVGLSGAALAGGLGTGLLVYFLAWRRGIDGFRLILIGISVSAVMEAVTTWLLVTADIRDVARAQAWLVGSLDNRSWDDVGVALWCTLALTAVVTVVAFQFKPLHLGDDVAAGLGVRYTRVRAVLLLCAVLLAGVAVSAAGPVPFVALVAPQVAMRLAKCPTPPMAASGLVGALLLIGADLVARTALPLTLPVGVVTAVIGGPFLIHLLVRANLR; this is encoded by the coding sequence ATGACCGGGACCGGGGTGAAGACATCGGCATCGGTGACGCCGGGCGTACGGCTCGGCCCCGTCTCGTTCGTATGGCGGCCCTGGGTCGTGTGCGTCACGCTGCTGCTGGCGGGGGCGGCCTTCCTCGTGTTCTGCGTGTCCCTCGGTGTGGGGGACTTCCCCATCGGCCTGTCGCGGGTGATGGCCACGGTCGTGGGCGGGGGCGAGCAGGTCGACAAGTTCGTGATCATGGACCTGCGGATGCCGCGCGCCCTGGCCGGGCTCGTCGTGGGAGTCGCGCTCGGGGTGTCCGGGGCGATCACCCAGTCGATCGCGCGCAATCCGCTGGCCAGCCCGGACATCCTGGGGATCACCGGGGGCGCCGGCGCGGTCGCGGTGTTCCTGGTGACGGTGTCGGGTGGGACCGCCGCGGCGGTCGTCGACTCGGTGGGCCTGTCCGGGGCGGCGCTCGCCGGCGGCCTCGGCACGGGGCTCCTCGTGTACTTCCTGGCGTGGCGGCGCGGGATCGACGGCTTCCGTCTCATCCTCATCGGCATCTCGGTGAGCGCCGTGATGGAGGCGGTCACGACCTGGCTGCTGGTCACGGCCGACATCAGGGACGTGGCCCGGGCCCAGGCCTGGCTGGTGGGCTCGCTGGACAACCGGTCGTGGGACGACGTGGGCGTGGCGCTGTGGTGCACCCTCGCCCTGACGGCCGTCGTGACGGTGGTCGCCTTCCAGTTCAAGCCGCTGCACCTCGGTGACGACGTCGCCGCGGGCCTGGGTGTCCGGTACACGAGGGTGCGGGCGGTGCTGCTGCTGTGCGCGGTGCTGCTGGCCGGCGTGGCGGTGAGCGCGGCCGGCCCGGTCCCGTTCGTCGCGCTGGTGGCGCCCCAGGTGGCGATGCGGCTGGCGAAGTGCCCGACACCGCCGATGGCGGCCTCCGGGCTGGTCGGAGCCCTGCTGCTGATCGGCGCCGACCTGGTGGCCCGTACGGCACTGCCGCTCACCCTCCCGGTCGGCGTGGTGACCGCCGTGATCGGCGGTCCCTTCCTCATTCACCTGCTGGTGCGGGCCAACCTCCGCTAG
- a CDS encoding isoamylase early set domain-containing protein: MLERKLRKDRTEVTFILPVDTPPGPVSVVGDFNDWQPGVHTLARRKDGKRAVTVELPSKSTHSFRYLAAGDYWFNDESAGDQDGPNSRLHT; this comes from the coding sequence ATGCTGGAGCGCAAACTGCGCAAGGACCGCACCGAGGTCACCTTCATCCTGCCCGTCGACACCCCGCCGGGACCGGTCAGCGTGGTGGGCGACTTCAACGACTGGCAGCCCGGTGTCCACACCCTGGCCCGCCGGAAGGACGGCAAGCGCGCGGTGACCGTCGAGCTGCCCAGCAAGAGCACCCATTCCTTCCGGTACCTGGCGGCCGGGGACTACTGGTTCAACGACGAGAGCGCCGGGGACCAGGACGGCCCCAACAGCCGTCTGCACACCTGA